The proteins below are encoded in one region of Lactuca sativa cultivar Salinas chromosome 3, Lsat_Salinas_v11, whole genome shotgun sequence:
- the LOC111907568 gene encoding amino-acid permease BAT1 homolog isoform X2 translates to MTGSQNVISIQSHENGKHPQDSGHSRLNELGYKQELKRDLSVLSNFAFSFSIISVLTGITTLYNSGLNFGGPVVLVYGWLVAGAFTMAVGLSMAEICSSYPTSGGLYYWSAKLAGPSWAPFASWITGWYNIVGQWAVTTSVNFSLAQLIEVIILLSTGGKNGGGYVASKYIVLAIHGGLLLVHAIINSLPITWLSFFGQLAAVWNILGVFFLMICIPVVAKERASAEFVFTHFNTDNEAGISSKPYIFLIGLLMSQYTLTGYDASAHMSEETKSADINGPKGIISSIGISIIVGWGYLLGITFTVTDIPSLLSPDNDAGGYAIAEIFYQAFKGRFGSGTGGIICLLVVAVAIFFCAMSSLTSNSRMVYAFSRDGAMPFSSLWHKVNDHEVPIYAVWLSAFISFCMALTSLGSIVAFQAMTSIAVIGLYIAYALPIFFRVTLARKSFVPGPFHLGRYGVIIGWIAVLWVATISVLFSLPVAYPITDQTLNYTPVAVGGLFIIVVSYWIVNARYWFKGPITNMGTLGDV, encoded by the exons ATGACGGGTTCGCAGAATGTTATTTCAATCCAATCACATGAAAACGGAAAACACCCACAAGATTCAGGCCACTCTCGTTTAAACGAATTGGGATACAAACAAGAACTCAAGCGCGACCTCTC GGTGTTGTCAAATTTTGCGTTTTCGTTTTCGATTATATCGGTGCTAACAGGCATAACGACACTTTACAATAGTGGGCTGAATTTTGGTGGACCTGTCGTGTTAGTTTATGGATGGCTAGTAGCTGGTGCCTTCACCATGGCTGTTGGTTTATCAATGGCTGAGATTTGTTCTTCTTACCCAACTTCCGGTGGTCTTTATTATTGGAGTGCCAAACTTGCTGGCCCTAGTTGGGCACCCTTTGCCTCGTGGATCACTGGCTG GTATAATATTGTAGGACAG TGGGCTGTGACAACAAGTGTAAATTTTTCACTGGCTCAGTTGATTGAAGTGATCATTCTTCTGAGCACGGGTGGGAAAAACGGAGGTGGCTATGTAGCATCTAAATACATAGTTCTTGCAATACATGGTGGCCTTCTTCTAGTACATGCCATCATAAACAGTCTTCCAATCACATGGCTATCCTTCTTTGGTCAACTCGCAGCTGTTTGGAACATTCTAGGAGTCTTTTTTCTAATGATTTGCATACCCGTAGTAGCAAAAGAAAGAGCAAGCGCCGAATTCGTTTTTACACATTTTAACACAGATAACGAAGCAGGAATCAGTAGCAAACCCTACATTTTTCTCATAGGGTTGCTTATGAGCCAGTATACATTGACAGGGTACGATGCCTCTGCTCATATG TCGGAGGAAACGAAGAGTGCGGATATAAATGGTCCAAAAGGGATTATTAGTTCTATTGGAATATCTATAATTGTTGGATGGGGATATTTGCTTGGAATAACATTCACGGTTACTGATATTCCAAGCCTTTTAAGCCCAGATAATGATGCGGGTGGTTACGCCATTGCTGAGATATTTTATCAAGCTTTCAAGGGTAGATTCGGAAGTGGGACCGGTGGTATCATTTGTTTGCTTGTTGTTGCTGTCGCCATTTTCTTCTGTGCCATGAGCTCACTCACAAGCAATTCAAG GATGGTTTATGCATTTTCAAGAGATGGAGCAATGCCATTTTCATCATTATGGCATAAAGTTAACGACCATGAGGTCCCTATATATGCGGTTTGGCTTTCGGCTTTCATATCATTCTGCATGGCCCTTACG TCTTTGGGGAGCATAGTGGCATTTCAAGCGATGACATCAATAGCCGTGATTGGGTTATACATTGCGTACGCTTTACCAATATTTTTTAGGGTGACATTAGCCCGTAAATCATTTGTTCCAGGGCCTTTCCATTTAGGGCGATACGGTGTGATTATTGGTTGGATAGCGGTTCTTTGGGTGGCCACCATTTCAGTGCTGTTTTCTTTGCCTGTTGCATACCCAATTACCGATCAGACCCTCAACTATACGCCGGTTGCTGTTGGTGGTCTTTTTATTATTGTGGTCTCGTATTGGATTGTGAATGCCCGATATTGGTTTAAAGGTCCTATAACAAATATGGGTACCCTTGGAGATGTCTGA